The following are from one region of the Hemitrygon akajei chromosome 6, sHemAka1.3, whole genome shotgun sequence genome:
- the LOC140729731 gene encoding ARL14 effector protein-like isoform X3 has protein sequence MRKLKGELRPRKQVSGASRRGWSATGLRPRAVATAPVTTPASAPSELSRRPAVRQTMPIKSKVYDSQGLLIFSGLDRCDCLDDRCLGCFYPCPNCGSQKCGIECRCDRKWLYEQIEVEGGEIIRNKNVN, from the exons ATGCGGAAACTGaaaggggaactgaggccgcggAAGCAGGTGAGCGGGGCGAGCAGGCGCGGATGGAGCGCGACAGGCCTCCGTCCGCGGGCAGTGGCAACGGCTCCCGTCACAACGCCGGCAAGCGCGCCCAGCGAGCTCAGCCGGCGTCCGGCAGTAAG gcagacgATGCCCATAAAGAGCAAAGTTTATGACagtcaaggactcctcatctttaGTGGACTGGATCGGTGTGATTGTTTGGACGACCGTTGTTTGGGCTGTTTCTACCCCTGCCCCAACTGTGGATCCCAGAAATGTGGCATTGAATGTCGTTGTGACCGAAAATGGTTATACGAGCAAATTGAAGTAGAGGGCGGTGAAATAATTCGAAATAAAAATGTTAACTAg
- the LOC140729731 gene encoding ARL14 effector protein-like isoform X2, protein MRKLKGELRPRKQARTTKALRSLQFANPGRQIKEFTPETSRRVKRKQQTKQPSQSNADRQTMPIKSKVYDSQGLLIFSGLDRCDCLDDRCLGCFYPCPNCGSQKCGIECRCDRKWLYEQIEVEGGEIIRNKNVN, encoded by the exons ATGCGGAAACTGaaaggggaactgaggccgcggAAGCAG GCACGGACCACAAAAGCACTTAGGTCATTACAGTTTGCAAATCCAGGCCGTCAGATAAAAGAATTTACTCCGGAAACCAGTCGGAGAGTGAAACGGAAGCAACAGACGAAACAGCCAAGTCAGTCTAATGCAGACAG gcagacgATGCCCATAAAGAGCAAAGTTTATGACagtcaaggactcctcatctttaGTGGACTGGATCGGTGTGATTGTTTGGACGACCGTTGTTTGGGCTGTTTCTACCCCTGCCCCAACTGTGGATCCCAGAAATGTGGCATTGAATGTCGTTGTGACCGAAAATGGTTATACGAGCAAATTGAAGTAGAGGGCGGTGAAATAATTCGAAATAAAAATGTTAACTAg
- the LOC140729731 gene encoding ARL14 effector protein-like isoform X1, translated as MERDRPPSAGSGNGSRHNAGKRAQRAQPASGSKARTTKALRSLQFANPGRQIKEFTPETSRRVKRKQQTKQPSQSNADRQTMPIKSKVYDSQGLLIFSGLDRCDCLDDRCLGCFYPCPNCGSQKCGIECRCDRKWLYEQIEVEGGEIIRNKNVN; from the exons ATGGAGCGCGACAGGCCTCCGTCCGCGGGCAGTGGCAACGGCTCCCGTCACAACGCCGGCAAGCGCGCCCAGCGAGCTCAGCCGGCGTCCGGCAGTAAG GCACGGACCACAAAAGCACTTAGGTCATTACAGTTTGCAAATCCAGGCCGTCAGATAAAAGAATTTACTCCGGAAACCAGTCGGAGAGTGAAACGGAAGCAACAGACGAAACAGCCAAGTCAGTCTAATGCAGACAG gcagacgATGCCCATAAAGAGCAAAGTTTATGACagtcaaggactcctcatctttaGTGGACTGGATCGGTGTGATTGTTTGGACGACCGTTGTTTGGGCTGTTTCTACCCCTGCCCCAACTGTGGATCCCAGAAATGTGGCATTGAATGTCGTTGTGACCGAAAATGGTTATACGAGCAAATTGAAGTAGAGGGCGGTGAAATAATTCGAAATAAAAATGTTAACTAg